A stretch of the Metopolophium dirhodum isolate CAU chromosome 8, ASM1992520v1, whole genome shotgun sequence genome encodes the following:
- the LOC132950564 gene encoding uncharacterized protein LOC132950564 isoform X1 — protein sequence MTQYLVVEFYEDNSIEAVPANWFKKKEGTCAWPNTKNANALKKCVELKSIPNDVEYSYHLAKVLKISDSLYKARKMVKKGLTNMYISSTDDDVLLKSKRRTDKTAVSNVSTLCPIFSESDDGNCSDENIKGGKKGTIRTLLNGWSPSPKKVKLLKNLQANSTLTKSADGRYASKSSIVKQLSFTDNNTSIHDTSKNKNYMVDQTNLEHDYLDKNLNNKGIETINNEIKSTDLEIADNGSSEVMQRHLAETPQYASNQLQSTRTPEISNSVSVSKGTTEFEKEVLHRLSFLKFELKRVVNNQRDMAQRLEIIETRLENIPSYDISNINNNESSSLIDKDFNIPLDNIIDLEIFEEKISGSKEFRTQLVNELSYIGGKHVKAMVKRVMGKLFKDELLKDFSYTGKKGKKKFCSLGCTSVIFDAVKKQNKFKHSSQNEMEDIIKYVLAQAPFNLKRISDKNNFSS from the exons ATGACTCAATATTTGGTTGTTGAATTTTATGAAGACAATTCAATAGAAGCTGTTCCAGCTaactggtttaaaaaaaaagaaggcaCGTGCGCATGGCCTAATACCAAAAATGccaatgcattaaaaaaatgtgttgaacTAAAAAGCATTCCTAATGATGTTGAATACAGTTATCATTTGGCCAAAGTCTTGAAAATATCTG aTTCATTATATAAAGCTCggaaaatggtaaaaaaaggATTAACTAACATGTACATTTCATCTACTGATGATGATGTTTTATTGAAATCCAAACGAAGAACTGATAAAACGGCAGTATCAAATGTTTCAACCTTGTGTCCTATATtttcag agTCTGATGATGGTAACTGTAGTGATGAGAACATCAAAGGTGGCAAAAAAGGTACAATAAGAACATTACTAAACGGATGGTCACCATCTCCAAAAAAAgtgaaat tgCTGAAAAATCTACAAGCTAATAGTACTCTTACAAAATCTGCAGATGGTCGTTATGCTTCAAAGTCATCAATTGTGAAACAATTATCTTTTACTGATAATAATACATCTATTCATGATACCTCCaagaacaaaaattatatgg ttgatcAGACAAATCTTGAACATGATTATCttgataaaaacttaaataataaaggtATTGAAACTATCAATAATGAGATAAAATCAACTGATCTTGAAATTG CTGATAATGGAAGCTCAGAAGTTATGCAGAGACACCTAGCCGAGACACCTCAATATGCCAGCAATCAATTACAATCAACCAGAACTCCAGAAATTTCTAATTCTGTATCAGTTTCAAAGG GAACTACAGAATTTGAAAAAGAAGTGCTTCATAggctttcatttttaaaatttgaattaaagcGAGTAGTAAATAACCAAAGAGATATGGCCCAAAGACTGGAGATAATAGAAACTAGACTTGAAAATATTCCATCATATGACATTTCCAATATTAACAACAATGAATCATCTTCTTTAATTGATAAAGATTTCAATATACCTCTTGACAATATAATTGATCTTGAAATCTTTGAAGAAAAAATTTCTGGCAGTAAGGAATTCCGTACTCAGTTG GTAAATGAACTTTCATACATCGGCGGTAAACATGTCAAGGCAATGGTCAAACGGGTGAtgggaaaattatttaaagacgaattattaaaagatttctCATACACCggtaaaaaaggcaaaaaaaaattttgcagtCTGGGTTGTACTTCTGTGATTTTCG atgctGTTAAGaagcaaaataaatttaaacattcatcTCAAAATGAAATGGAGGATATCATCAAATATGTTCTCGCTCAAGCcccgtttaatttaaaaagaatttctGATAAGAATAATTTCTCTTCTTAA
- the LOC132950564 gene encoding uncharacterized protein LOC132950564 isoform X2, translated as MTQYLVVEFYEDNSIEAVPANWFKKKEGTCAWPNTKNANALKKCVELKSIPNDVEYSYHLAKVLKISDSLYKARKMVKKGLTNMYISSTDDDVLLKSKRRTDKTAVSNVSTLCPIFSESDDGNCSDENIKGGKKGTIRTLLNGWSPSPKKVKYGRYASKSSIVKQLSFTDNNTSIHDTSKNKNYMVDQTNLEHDYLDKNLNNKGIETINNEIKSTDLEIADNGSSEVMQRHLAETPQYASNQLQSTRTPEISNSVSVSKGTTEFEKEVLHRLSFLKFELKRVVNNQRDMAQRLEIIETRLENIPSYDISNINNNESSSLIDKDFNIPLDNIIDLEIFEEKISGSKEFRTQLVNELSYIGGKHVKAMVKRVMGKLFKDELLKDFSYTGKKGKKKFCSLGCTSVIFDAVKKQNKFKHSSQNEMEDIIKYVLAQAPFNLKRISDKNNFSS; from the exons ATGACTCAATATTTGGTTGTTGAATTTTATGAAGACAATTCAATAGAAGCTGTTCCAGCTaactggtttaaaaaaaaagaaggcaCGTGCGCATGGCCTAATACCAAAAATGccaatgcattaaaaaaatgtgttgaacTAAAAAGCATTCCTAATGATGTTGAATACAGTTATCATTTGGCCAAAGTCTTGAAAATATCTG aTTCATTATATAAAGCTCggaaaatggtaaaaaaaggATTAACTAACATGTACATTTCATCTACTGATGATGATGTTTTATTGAAATCCAAACGAAGAACTGATAAAACGGCAGTATCAAATGTTTCAACCTTGTGTCCTATATtttcag agTCTGATGATGGTAACTGTAGTGATGAGAACATCAAAGGTGGCAAAAAAGGTACAATAAGAACATTACTAAACGGATGGTCACCATCTCCAAAAAAAgtgaaat ATGGTCGTTATGCTTCAAAGTCATCAATTGTGAAACAATTATCTTTTACTGATAATAATACATCTATTCATGATACCTCCaagaacaaaaattatatgg ttgatcAGACAAATCTTGAACATGATTATCttgataaaaacttaaataataaaggtATTGAAACTATCAATAATGAGATAAAATCAACTGATCTTGAAATTG CTGATAATGGAAGCTCAGAAGTTATGCAGAGACACCTAGCCGAGACACCTCAATATGCCAGCAATCAATTACAATCAACCAGAACTCCAGAAATTTCTAATTCTGTATCAGTTTCAAAGG GAACTACAGAATTTGAAAAAGAAGTGCTTCATAggctttcatttttaaaatttgaattaaagcGAGTAGTAAATAACCAAAGAGATATGGCCCAAAGACTGGAGATAATAGAAACTAGACTTGAAAATATTCCATCATATGACATTTCCAATATTAACAACAATGAATCATCTTCTTTAATTGATAAAGATTTCAATATACCTCTTGACAATATAATTGATCTTGAAATCTTTGAAGAAAAAATTTCTGGCAGTAAGGAATTCCGTACTCAGTTG GTAAATGAACTTTCATACATCGGCGGTAAACATGTCAAGGCAATGGTCAAACGGGTGAtgggaaaattatttaaagacgaattattaaaagatttctCATACACCggtaaaaaaggcaaaaaaaaattttgcagtCTGGGTTGTACTTCTGTGATTTTCG atgctGTTAAGaagcaaaataaatttaaacattcatcTCAAAATGAAATGGAGGATATCATCAAATATGTTCTCGCTCAAGCcccgtttaatttaaaaagaatttctGATAAGAATAATTTCTCTTCTTAA